One genomic window of Xanthobacter dioxanivorans includes the following:
- a CDS encoding efflux RND transporter permease subunit, whose translation MKLGIAGNLTRAFIGSPLTPLFLLAAFALGIVALVTLPREEEPQISVPMVDIRIEANGLRAEDAVKLVTEPLETIVKGIDGVEHVYSQTEDDGVVVTARFLVGTSSDAAILRVHDKVRANLDRIPVGIPEPLIVGRGIDDVAIVVVTLAPEPTAAARWTANGLTRLARELQVEVAKLPDIGLTYIVGEQPEEIRVEPDPEKLSLYGVTLQQLSAKIEGANRSFQIGKVREEGQQRTLVAGQTLQTAPEIGNLFITARDGRPVYVRDVAKVVLATEPNEARVTDVRRTAAGLERVPAVSLAIAKRPGTNAVVIAEDVVQRLEQVRGQIVPRDVEMTVTRNYGESANEKANELLFHLALATVSIVVLVALAIGRREALVVAVVIPTTILLTLFASRLMGYTLNRVSLFALIFSIGILVDDAIVVIENIARHWAMRDGRPREEAAIEAVAEVGNPTIVATLTVVAALLPMLFVSGMMGPYMSPIPANASAAMLFSFFVAVVLTPWLMMKLGRKGDATAHGHDAAGGGGHGGWLGRAYVAVAAPILKTKARAWTFLLLVGFATLASLGLIYTRHVTVKLLPFDNKTELQVVVDLPKGSSVEDTNRALQGIVDRLAAIPEAISFQTYAGTSAPFNFNGLVRHYYLRSQPQQGDVTVNLVPKGERERPSHAVALDIRERLRGLDLPAGTAVKVVEPPPGPPVLGTLLAEIYGPDPATRRAVAAKVRATFESVPFIVDVDDSYGIRPERVRIAIDQDNLEYYKVEQGDVYDALRAFYAGSTVGYSHRGGARQPIPIRLALSKGAGVVNERTLTIPVPANALPGARSIVELGDVVSVTREPASYPVFRHNGRAAEMITGELAGQFEAPVYGMMAVADAIEKADWGDVPKPVIALHGQPDDESRPTLLWDGEWEVTWVTFRDMGAAFGVAILGIYILVVAQFGSFKVPLVILTPIPLTFIGIMLGHWLFGAPFSATSMIGFIALAGIIVRNSILLVDFIRHARTPERPLVDVLLEAGAIRFKPILLTALAAMIGAAVILTDPIFQGLAISLLFGLASSTALTVLVIPAIYVVLRGTGRTGLPPM comes from the coding sequence ATGAAGCTCGGTATCGCCGGCAACCTGACGCGCGCCTTCATCGGCTCGCCGCTCACGCCCCTGTTCCTGCTGGCCGCCTTCGCGCTGGGCATCGTCGCCCTCGTCACGCTGCCGCGCGAGGAGGAGCCGCAGATCTCGGTTCCCATGGTCGACATCCGCATCGAGGCCAATGGCCTCAGGGCGGAGGATGCGGTCAAACTGGTCACCGAGCCGCTGGAGACCATCGTCAAGGGCATCGACGGCGTCGAGCACGTCTATTCCCAGACCGAGGACGATGGCGTCGTCGTCACCGCGCGGTTCCTCGTCGGCACCAGCTCCGATGCCGCGATCCTGCGCGTGCACGACAAGGTGCGGGCGAACCTGGACCGCATCCCGGTGGGCATTCCCGAGCCCCTGATCGTGGGGCGCGGCATCGACGACGTGGCCATCGTCGTGGTCACGCTCGCCCCCGAGCCGACCGCCGCCGCGCGCTGGACCGCGAACGGGCTGACCCGCCTCGCCCGCGAGTTGCAGGTGGAAGTGGCCAAGCTGCCGGATATCGGCCTGACCTATATCGTCGGTGAGCAGCCGGAGGAGATCCGGGTCGAGCCTGATCCGGAGAAGCTCTCGCTCTACGGCGTCACTCTTCAGCAGCTGTCCGCCAAGATCGAGGGCGCCAACCGTTCGTTCCAGATCGGCAAGGTCCGCGAAGAGGGGCAGCAGCGCACCCTCGTCGCCGGCCAGACCCTGCAGACCGCGCCCGAAATCGGCAACCTGTTCATCACCGCCCGCGACGGCCGGCCGGTCTATGTGCGCGATGTCGCCAAGGTGGTGCTCGCCACCGAGCCCAACGAGGCGCGCGTCACCGACGTGCGCAGGACCGCCGCCGGGCTCGAGCGCGTGCCCGCCGTGTCGCTCGCCATCGCCAAGCGCCCCGGGACCAACGCGGTCGTGATCGCCGAGGACGTCGTCCAGCGCCTGGAACAGGTGCGCGGGCAGATCGTCCCGCGGGACGTGGAGATGACGGTCACGCGCAATTACGGCGAGAGCGCCAACGAGAAAGCGAACGAGCTCCTATTCCACCTGGCCCTCGCCACGGTCTCGATCGTGGTGCTGGTCGCGCTCGCCATCGGCCGGCGGGAGGCGCTGGTGGTGGCGGTGGTCATTCCCACCACCATCCTGCTCACCCTCTTCGCCTCGCGCCTCATGGGCTACACGCTCAACCGCGTCAGCCTGTTCGCGCTCATCTTCTCCATCGGCATTCTGGTGGACGATGCCATCGTGGTGATCGAGAACATCGCCCGCCACTGGGCCATGCGGGATGGCCGGCCACGGGAGGAGGCGGCGATCGAGGCGGTGGCCGAGGTCGGCAACCCCACCATCGTCGCCACGCTGACGGTGGTGGCGGCGCTGCTGCCCATGCTGTTCGTCTCCGGCATGATGGGCCCCTACATGAGCCCGATCCCCGCCAATGCCTCGGCGGCGATGCTGTTCTCCTTCTTCGTCGCCGTGGTGCTGACCCCCTGGCTCATGATGAAGCTGGGCCGCAAGGGCGATGCGACCGCCCATGGGCATGATGCGGCCGGTGGTGGCGGGCATGGCGGCTGGCTGGGGCGAGCCTATGTGGCGGTGGCGGCGCCGATCCTCAAGACGAAGGCTCGCGCCTGGACCTTTCTTCTCCTTGTCGGCTTCGCCACGCTCGCCTCGCTGGGGCTGATCTATACCCGGCACGTCACGGTGAAGCTCCTGCCGTTCGACAACAAGACCGAGCTCCAGGTGGTGGTCGACCTGCCGAAGGGCTCCTCGGTGGAGGACACCAACCGGGCACTGCAGGGCATCGTCGACCGGCTCGCCGCGATCCCGGAAGCGATCTCGTTCCAGACCTATGCCGGCACGTCGGCGCCGTTCAACTTCAACGGCCTCGTGCGGCACTATTATCTGCGCTCCCAGCCGCAGCAGGGCGACGTCACGGTCAACCTGGTGCCGAAGGGCGAGCGCGAAAGGCCGAGCCACGCCGTTGCCCTCGACATCCGCGAGCGCCTGAGGGGGCTCGATCTGCCGGCGGGCACGGCGGTGAAGGTGGTGGAGCCCCCGCCGGGGCCGCCGGTGCTCGGGACGCTGCTCGCCGAGATCTACGGCCCCGACCCCGCCACCCGGCGCGCGGTGGCGGCCAAGGTGCGCGCAACGTTCGAGAGCGTGCCCTTCATCGTCGATGTGGACGACAGCTACGGCATCCGCCCCGAGCGGGTGCGGATCGCCATCGACCAGGACAACCTCGAATATTACAAGGTCGAGCAGGGCGATGTGTACGACGCCCTCCGCGCCTTCTATGCCGGTTCGACGGTGGGCTATTCGCACCGCGGCGGCGCCCGTCAGCCGATCCCGATCCGCCTCGCCTTGTCCAAGGGCGCCGGTGTCGTGAACGAGCGCACGCTCACCATCCCGGTGCCTGCCAATGCCCTGCCGGGCGCCCGCAGCATCGTGGAGCTGGGCGACGTGGTGAGCGTGACGCGCGAGCCGGCCTCCTACCCCGTCTTCCGCCACAACGGCAGGGCCGCCGAAATGATCACCGGCGAACTCGCCGGCCAGTTCGAGGCTCCCGTCTACGGCATGATGGCGGTGGCCGACGCCATCGAGAAAGCCGACTGGGGCGATGTGCCGAAGCCGGTGATCGCACTCCACGGACAGCCCGATGACGAAAGCCGTCCCACCTTGCTATGGGACGGTGAATGGGAGGTGACCTGGGTCACGTTCCGCGACATGGGGGCGGCCTTCGGCGTGGCGATCCTCGGGATCTACATCCTCGTGGTCGCCCAATTCGGCTCCTTCAAGGTGCCCCTCGTCATCCTGACGCCGATCCCGTTGACCTTCATCGGCATCATGCTGGGCCACTGGCTGTTCGGGGCACCGTTCTCGGCAACGTCCATGATCGGCTTCATCGCGCTTGCCGGCATCATCGTGCGCAACTCGATCCTTTTGGTCGACTTCATCCGCCATGCGCGCACGCCCGAGCGGCCCCTGGTTGACGTGCTGCTGGAGGCGGGCGCCATCCGCTTCAAGCCGATCCTCCTCACCGCGCTCGCCGCCATGATCGGGGCGGCCGTGATCCTGACGGATCCGATTTTCCAGGGGCTCGCCATCTCCCTCCTGTTCGGCCTCGCCTCGTCCACCGCGCTCACGGTTCTGGTCATTCCCGCAATCTATGTGGTGCTGCGCGGCACCGGGCGCACAGGTCTCCCGCCGATGTAG
- a CDS encoding rhodanese-like domain-containing protein: protein MNDMSAAPVAHRARVSARELKSWLNDGGEIALLDVREHGRYGEGHLFFSVSVPYSRLEPEARRLVPRRSTRVVVYDGGDEGVADRAARRLAALGYSRVFVLDGGAAGWAKAGFQLFAGVNVPSKTFGELAEIAFHTPRIGALELSERLAKGENLVVLDGRPVEEYRKMSIPTAVCCPNGELALRAGALAPDPTTTIVVNCAGRTRSIIGAQTLIDMGVANPVFALENGTQGWYLEDLVLDRGANRLYPPPPPEAALPRLRRQARAFADAWKVPFVSAFEVEAFRADTVWTTYLCDVRTPEEFAAASLPGARSTPGGQLVQATDQYLGTRMARVVVFDGEGVRAPVIAARLRQMGWDAMVLAEGVFATLTPCEEAPLALPDLPAVSTRELAAMGTGATLLDLRSSPAYRAEHLKGAIWTIRPRLGDLALPSSGPVILIADSAEVARLAALELTERGVRDLRLHLADPAGWAAAGLGTEATPDVPADAECIDFLFFVHDRHSGNKAAARQYLAWETDLIAQIDADERASFRI, encoded by the coding sequence ATGAACGACATGTCTGCGGCGCCTGTCGCCCATCGCGCGCGCGTCTCCGCCCGAGAGCTGAAATCCTGGCTGAACGACGGCGGCGAGATCGCCCTTTTGGACGTTCGGGAGCATGGCCGCTACGGCGAGGGGCACCTGTTCTTCTCGGTTTCGGTTCCCTACAGCCGGCTGGAGCCGGAGGCGCGCCGGCTGGTGCCGCGCCGGTCCACTCGCGTCGTCGTCTATGATGGCGGCGACGAGGGGGTCGCCGATCGTGCCGCCCGGCGCCTTGCCGCCCTGGGATACAGCCGGGTCTTTGTGCTGGATGGCGGGGCGGCGGGTTGGGCCAAGGCCGGCTTCCAGCTCTTCGCAGGCGTGAATGTTCCCAGCAAGACCTTCGGCGAATTGGCCGAGATCGCCTTCCACACGCCGCGCATCGGCGCGCTCGAGCTGTCGGAGCGCCTGGCGAAGGGCGAAAACCTCGTGGTGCTGGACGGCCGTCCGGTCGAAGAATACCGGAAGATGAGCATCCCCACGGCGGTGTGCTGCCCCAATGGCGAGCTCGCCTTGCGGGCGGGCGCGCTCGCCCCCGATCCCACCACCACCATCGTGGTGAACTGCGCCGGCCGCACCCGTTCCATCATCGGCGCGCAGACACTGATCGACATGGGCGTGGCGAACCCGGTGTTCGCCCTCGAGAACGGGACTCAGGGCTGGTACCTCGAAGACCTTGTCCTCGATCGCGGGGCGAACCGGCTCTATCCGCCGCCGCCGCCGGAAGCCGCGCTCCCCCGTCTGCGCCGGCAGGCACGGGCCTTCGCCGATGCCTGGAAGGTGCCGTTCGTCTCCGCCTTCGAGGTGGAGGCCTTCCGCGCCGACACCGTCTGGACGACCTACCTGTGCGATGTCCGCACACCCGAGGAATTCGCCGCCGCCAGCCTGCCGGGGGCGCGCAGCACGCCGGGCGGCCAGCTCGTCCAGGCGACCGACCAATATCTGGGAACACGCATGGCCCGCGTGGTGGTGTTCGACGGCGAGGGCGTGCGTGCGCCCGTCATCGCCGCGCGCCTGCGACAGATGGGGTGGGACGCGATGGTGCTCGCAGAAGGCGTCTTCGCGACCCTGACGCCGTGCGAGGAGGCCCCGCTCGCCCTTCCCGACCTGCCCGCGGTCTCGACGCGGGAGCTCGCGGCCATGGGCACCGGCGCGACGTTGCTCGACCTCCGCTCCAGCCCCGCCTATCGGGCGGAGCATCTGAAGGGCGCCATCTGGACCATAAGGCCCCGCCTCGGCGACCTCGCGCTTCCTTCCTCCGGCCCGGTCATACTCATTGCCGACAGTGCGGAGGTGGCCCGGCTCGCGGCCCTGGAGCTCACCGAGCGCGGCGTTCGTGACCTGCGCCTGCATCTTGCCGATCCGGCCGGCTGGGCCGCGGCAGGCCTTGGGACCGAGGCGACGCCCGATGTTCCCGCCGACGCGGAGTGCATCGATTTCCTCTTTTTCGTGCACGACCGCCACAGCGGCAACAAGGCGGCGGCTCGGCAGTATCTGGCGTGGGAAACGGACCTCATCGCCCAGATCGACGCCGACGAGCGTGCGAGCTTCCGCATCTGA
- a CDS encoding cysteine dioxygenase family protein, which produces MNLSEQRQSAVQQSIERIKAFTAKGGLDRGVLAQVLEEVRRLADARDFWTGDAFPVPDETSRQARYLIQEDPDHGYALYLNVMLPGRRIPPHNHTTWACVAGIEGEEHNFVYRRLDDGGTPGHAELELSDLVLVGPDSGIALLPDDIHAVEIRGDKPIRHLHMYGRALETLSERLTFDIEAKTCKPMPIGVQTRR; this is translated from the coding sequence ATGAACCTGAGCGAGCAGCGCCAGAGCGCCGTGCAGCAGTCGATCGAGCGCATCAAGGCCTTCACCGCCAAGGGCGGACTCGATCGCGGCGTACTCGCCCAGGTGCTGGAAGAAGTCCGCAGGCTGGCCGACGCCCGGGACTTCTGGACCGGAGACGCGTTTCCGGTGCCGGACGAGACGTCGCGGCAGGCGCGCTATCTCATCCAGGAAGATCCCGATCACGGCTACGCGCTCTATCTCAACGTGATGCTGCCCGGCCGGCGCATTCCCCCGCATAATCACACCACCTGGGCCTGCGTCGCCGGCATCGAGGGCGAGGAGCACAATTTCGTGTATCGCCGGCTCGACGACGGCGGCACGCCCGGCCACGCGGAACTGGAGCTTTCCGATCTGGTGCTGGTCGGGCCGGACAGCGGCATCGCTTTGCTGCCCGACGACATTCACGCCGTGGAGATCCGCGGCGACAAGCCCATCCGTCACCTCCACATGTACGGGCGCGCCCTCGAGACGCTGTCCGAGCGCCTCACCTTCGACATCGAGGCGAAGACCTGCAAGCCCATGCCCATCGGCGTCCAGACCCGGCGCTGA